CCGACGTAGATGACGGTCATCACGGCGAAGGTCAGGAGATATTTCGGTAGGTCTCTCAGATACCAGGGCAGATTGAACGGCGCGCGCGGCGTGGCTCGGGAGATTGTTTGTGCGGTGGTGCTCATGGCCGCTCCTTTGGTTGGCTTGAATTGTTTTCGCGCACGCGACGCGCTTTGCCCGGCCGCGCGAGATTGTCAGTAGAATTTCGGGATGACCGGAGCGGATACGGTGGAGACATAGCGTTGGCCCGCGGTGTCGTAGAGGAAGAGTAAACCTCCCATCCGCGTATCCGCGTCGCGAATCAGGCCGTCGAGCCTCTCCCGCTGCCAAAGCGAATCCTCGGCCGTGATGCGGATCGTCCTCGTCTCGCCCGGCGCGACGGGATCGGCCGTGTCGATGCTGAGGCCTTCGCGTGCAGCCAAAACGGCGCCTTCGCCCTGTGGCGGTTGGATAACCGCGGGGTTTCGGAAGCGCACATTCGCGGTCGCGAATTCGCCAACCCGGACGGGATGGTCGGAGCCGTTATGAAGCAGGGCGGTCATGATCATTGCACGAGCAGGCACATTGTATTCGGCGCGCTGAATCTTGACCTGCACCGCTCCGACGTCGACGGCAGGCGGAAGCGGATCGATCTGATCCATTGCGGCTTGCAGCGGGATGGCGTTTGGATATCGCAGATCCGTTACGAAGTTCGCGCCGAATACGATCATCGGAACTGCGAAGATGATCGCCGCGCCAATCATCCGGTCGAGCGGGGAGACAAGGCTCGCCTCCTGGCCGGCATGCAGCATTTTATAGCGCGGAATGAACAGTGGACGTCTGACCCACCAAAGCAGCCACGCCGACCCGATCGCGATCCAGAAGCCGTGCCAGGCGACGCCATTCGCGAGCCCATATGTCTCCATGTCTATAAGGCTGCCATCGAGCGTCTTGATCTGGTTGGTGAATGCGGAGGCATCGCCCTCGACTTCCATCCATTGGCCCGGGCCCACGACGGAGCCCGCATCATGCAGGTTGACGAATGGATGAAGATGGAAGCGACCAGGGATCCTGGCCTTCATCACGATCTTGAAGTCATAGTCGCCGCCGAGTTTCAAAGCGGAGGAGCTGACGGACGATTGTCCGTTGAGGTAACGCTCGGTCCGAATGAAGACGGGCCCCGGAGCGGAGACATTCAGATAGGTCGCGTCCGGTTGCGCCACCCCGCGCGGCCAGTCCGCGTTGACGTGGAACCTACCGGTGATGACAACCTCTTCATTGACGTTGAGCTTTGCCTTCGACCACGCCACATCGTACCATTGGATCGTACGCATGCGGACGAAAGGCTCCAGGGCCTTTTCGCCATGGGCGAGCGCTGCTTCGGGAGCAAGCGCTCCGGCGCATAATCCGAGGCAAGCGGCGCTGAAGAGAGTCTTGAGTGACTTTTTCATCTCGTTGCCTCTCCCTTAGATATTCTTGACGTATTTTGTCGTCGCAAAGGCTTTTCCCAGATACCACCAGAGCGGATACATCAGGGTGCAAAGCAGCGCCGAACAAAACGCTGACAACGGCGTCGCATACTGGCCGTAGGTTCGCAGCGTTCCACGCTCGATGAGGCGAAGATATTCAGGCGTCCCCGCGCGGATGTATTGAAAGCCGAAGAGGTCGGCCACGGTGAGCTGTGCGCCGCCATACTCCACCGGCACATGAAACATGCCGAAAATCGGCCAATTGGTCGGATAGAAAAGCAGCGCGAAGGCCATGCCGCCAAAGATGCTCGTGACAGTCAGACTGTTGCTCAACATCAAAATTGCGTCGAGGACGAGCGCGCTCGGCAACATCGTGGCTGGCAAGACTTCGTTTATCGGGAAAAAGTTCCACATATGATAGGCGAAGAAGCGCGTGATCCATGTGCCGATCAGTAAGCATGAAATGCAAAGCGTCGCGCCCAGCGGCAATTTGAAGTTTGGCCAAAGTACGGCCTGTACCGCCGCTGGGAAGGTGATCATCATCAGGGGAGTGATAAGCGGCCACCATTGCCGATCCTTCCAGTCCTGCCAGAAGTCCCAGTCGCCGACCGTCAGAGCGACATGCAAGTGGAAGGAGCCGATGAAAAGGAATAACGCGAGCACCAGGATCAGATAATCATAGGCGCGGCTCAGTCTCGCCTTTTCCCCTGTATAGGGCCGTGCTGGAATATCCAGGGATTTGCCGGTCATGCGGTCCTCCACGAAGGTTGGCTCTCTGTGCGGCTCTTTCCCGAACGGCGGCCAGATGGCGAACGACGAGACGGCGCAACTCTCGGCAAGCCTAGGGGGCACGAGGCGCTGCGTGAAATGGCGAGTTTTGATAGGCCTATGAATAAAAATCAGCGTTGACGCATTTGTCGCGCGCGGAGAGAGCATCGTGAGGAAATGCCGTGATCGAGCTGCATAATTTCGACATCAACCTGCTCGTGGCGTTCGACCTCCTCATGGAAGAAAAGAACGTCTCGCGCGCCGCCGAACGCATGTTCGTGACGCAGTCGGCGATGAGTCATACCTTGCAGCGGCTCAGACAACAGTTGGACGATCCATTACTGGTCAAGACTCCGGCAGGCATGAAGCCGACCGATCGCGCGCTTTCTCTGGTCGACCCGGTGAAGGCCGTCCTGCGCGACATCAAGCGCCTGATCCGTGCGCCGGAAGAATTCGATCCTGCACAGAGCAGGCGGCGGTTCGTGATCGCTGCAACCGATTATATGGATCTGCTGGTGCTCCCTCCGCTCATCGAGCGCATCGCGTTGGGGGCTCCGGGCATAGACATCCATGTCAAGCGAACCGAGTCGCCGTTTCCCGAAGAGGACCTTGAGCACAATGATCTCGATGTCGTGCTGGGCTTCGATGCGATACTGAAGCCGCCCGCCTATTTGAGCAGGACGAAACTTTTTGAAGACCGGATGGCCTGCGTCGTCGGCAGGCGGCATACGGTCGGCAAAAGCGGTCGGCTAACGCTCGAGGAATATGTCTCGGGCAAGCACATGCTGATCTCCCGCACCGGCACACGCGTCGGGTTGATCGATGAGTGGCTCGCTGAGAAAGGGCTGGCGCGCCGCATCGCGCTGATCGTGCCCCACTTCCTGTCGGCTCCGTTTATTGTGGCGAAGACCGACATGATCTTGTCCCTGCCTGAGCGAATTGCCAACGCGTTCGTCGGCCTGGCGCCGCTGAACATCCTGCCGCTCCCGATCGAATTGCCGGCCTATGATCTCGTTATGGTCTGGCACCCGCTCCATGATCCAGACCCCGCCCATCGTTGGTTGCGCGATCAAATCGTAGAAGTCTCTCGGAACCTGCGTGTTTAGCTGTCTGACTTTTACGGCGCCTTGGCTTCTTTGCCCGTACTGTTTCGAGTAGGCCAAAGCCTCATCTGCCCGCGAGTCCGGGGGCCATCGCTTTGACCTCGATGAGGAAGTACGGCGGCTTCGACAATGACTCTCCGCCGTTTAGAACAGCGGATTTGTGCAGGCGATTGACGACGGCATAGAGCTTGCCCCCCGGCCCAAAACTCAGCGAGTCGACCCAGGACAACTCTTCGTTTTGTGCGAGCCGCTGATAACTGCGATCCCCCTTGATGACCCCGATCGCATTTTCTGCAAGATCGCCGAGGTAGATGTTGTTGTCCCTGTCGATGCTAATGCCGTCGCAGATGGGCTTAGCGCTATAGCGCTCAACCCGCGCGCCAAGCTGCTTTTCGTTGAGAGCTTCATCAGCCAGATCAGCGGCCTTTATGCGGTAAAGGCTGGTTCCGTGCATAGGACCAAAATACACCCATTCGTTCTGCAGATCTTCGGTGATCGGATTGACGCCGATAAGGGGGCGCACGAGATTGCCGGCAGGATCTTTCACCTGAATGGGGCGCCCATCGATGACGAGATCGATTTTCTCAGGCACAACGCTGGAGTGACCTTCCAACACGCGACGCGCGGCGCCTGTTTGCAAATCCACCACGATGAACGCTGCATTTGCTCCGCCCGCGGGATCGGCGATGAAGATCTTGTTGTGCTTGCCGTCGACGGCAAAATCATTGACGAACGCATCTTTGGGAGCGATAGGCGGCGGCAAATAGATAACGCGGCGCAGCTTATTGGCCTTCGTATCCCAGCCGACAAGTTTTGGCGTGACTCCGCTGCGCATGCCATTATCGAGCATCCAGACAACGCCGTTGGCGTCGCTCCGAATGCCCAGAACAGAATCCAGCTTTAGCTCCGAATGGCTCAGCCGGTCATTGAGCTCTTTGTTCGGAAAGGGCGCGAGCGAACCGTCGTCGCGATGCTCAACGACCGAGTAATTCGGTTCGTAGAACTGATGCTGGCTCATGATAATTTTGCCACTCTCGGTGACCGTAACGTTGCCGGGGGCTTGCGCGAGCCTCGCTATGATTTCGTAGCTGGGCTGCTGTGCGGCTTGCGCTCGGCTCACAAAAACGGCCAGCATTGACAGGAGGATTAGGCTCGTTCGCATGGGAACCCCGGCACGGCTTTGGACGCCGACGGATTCTATCCTGTCGAACGTTAGCCGGCGCATGATGCTTGCTCATGGCGTCATTAGTGGATTCGATAGAAAGGCAGTGAGGAAGCGTGCGCCGGTGATCTTCGGCCGCGCGGCGGCTGAAATCGAAAAGTCCGGGCCGACGCTCACGCCCCAGGCGCTGGGCACATTCGCCCGGCAGGCGCGCAAGCGTATGCGCGACCCAAAGGGCCTACCGCCACGACCATCTGCGGGCGCTCGCCCAGCGGGTCGAAGTCGACGAGCGGGAAGTCCGCATCATGGGCCACAAGAGCGCGCTATTGCGCACGCTCTTCGCCGCCTCAGGCGGGAAAACCGCGGGAATTGGCATTCCCAGTTTTGTTCCGAAGTGGCGCGCCCAAGGGGATTCGAACCCCTGTTTTCGCCGTGAAAGGGCGACGTCCTAGGCCTCTAGACGATGGGCGCGGCTGCGCGGCCGCATTGCGGCGGCGCGAGGGCGTGTATAGAGGCGCGGGCGGCGCAAGACAAGACCAACGGGCGGCGCCAGATCGCCGCGCATGGCGTCCCGTTTGCGCCCCTTCGGGCGAGGCCCTAAAGCATCGCAGCAATGCTCACGATCAACGATCTCGTCTACCGGCTCGGCGGCCGGCTGCTGTTCGACCACGCCGGGGTGTTCCTCCCCGGCCGCTCCCGCGCGGGCTTCGTAGGCCGTAACGGCGCCGGCAAGACCACGCTGTTTCGCCTAATTAGCGGCGAAATCGCCCCCGAAAGCGGCGCGATCTCGATTCCCGCCCGCACCCGGCTGGGGCGCGTCGAGCAGGAGGCGCCGGGCGGTCCGACGGCGCTGATCGACTTCGTGCTGGCGGCGGACCTTGAGCGCGCCGACCTGCTGACGCGGGCCGAGGCCGCGCATGATGCGCACGACATCGCCGAGATTCAGACGCGGCTCGCCGACATCGACGCCCATTCGGCGCCCGCCCGCGCCGCCGCGATCCTGCACGGGCTGGGCTTCGACGCCGCGGCGCAGCGCCGGCCGCTGTCGGAATTCTCCGGCGGCTGGCGCATGCGCGTCGCCTTGGCGGCGGTGCTGTTCGCGCAGCCCGACCTGCTGCTTCTCGACGAGCCGACCAACTATCTCGATCTGGAAGGCACCCTGTGGCTCGTCGATTACCTGTCGCGCTATCCGGCGAGCGTCGTCGTCATCAGCCATGACCGCGATCTGCTCGACGACGTCGCGACCCATATTCTGCATCTCGAGCGGGGAAAGCTGACGCTCTATAAGGGCGACTACTCCTCCTTCGAAAAACAGCGGCGCGAGGCGCAGCTCCTCGCCGTCAAGGGCACCAAGAAGCAGGAAGAGCAGCGCAAGCATCTGCAGGCCTTCGTCGACCGCTTCCGCTCCAAGGCGACGAAAGCGCGCCAGGCGCAGTCGCGCCTGAAACTCCTCGCTAAAATGGAGCCGGTCGCGGCGATCGTCGACGATTCGGTCCTGCCGATCCATCTGCCCTCGCCCGAGAAGCCGCTGTCGCCGCCGATCATCGCGCTGGAGAAAGCGGCGGTCGGCTATGGGGATCGGGTCGTTCTGTCGCGGCTCACGCTGTCGATTTCGAACGACGATCGCATCGGCCTGCTCGGCGCCAATGGCAATGGCAAGTCGACCTTCGCCAAATTGCTCGGCGGGCGGCTGGCGGCCTGCGCCGGGGAGATGGTGCGCGCGCCGAAGCTGGAGGCGGGATTTTTCGCGCAGCATCAGGTCGATGATCTGAATGAGGGCGAGACGCCTTACGCCGTCTTCGCGCGGCTGATGCCGGGCGCCCCCGAGGCGCGCATTCGCGGTCGCGCGGCGCGGACCGGATTTTCCGGCGCGCGCGCCGAAACCGTCATCGCCAAGCTGTCGGGAGGCGAAAAGGCGCGACTGCTGCTCGGCGTCGCCACCTTCAACGCGCCGCATCTTTTGATCCTCGACGAGCCGACGAACCATCTCGACATCGACAGCCGCGCCGCGCTGATCGAGGCGATCAACGATTATGAAGGCGCCGTCGTTCTGGTCTCGCATGACCGCTATCTGCTCGAGGCCTGCGCTGATCGCCTGTGGCTGGTCGACGACGGAACCGTGCGCGCCTTTGACGGCGACATGGATGACTATGCGCGGCTGGTGCTGTCGAAATCGCGCGACGATGAGCCCAAGCGCGCGCCCGCGACGCCGGCGCAGGAGGCGGCAAAGCAAGAGGCGGCAAAGCAGCAGGCGCCGAGGCGCCGCGACGCCGGGCAGGCGCGGCGCAAGCTCGCCGCCGCCGAAGAGCGCGTCGAGAAATTCACGCAACTGATCGCCCGCGTCGATGAAGCGCTCGCCGCGCCCGACGCTTTTGCGCGCAATCCGCAGGAGGCGGCGCGTCTCGCGTCGCAACGTGAGGAATTGGCGCAGGCGCTCGCCGCCGCGGAAGAACAGTGGCTGGAACTCGCCGCGGAGGCGGAAGCGTAAGGCTCCCCCATTGCAGCTCGGGGAAAATCTGCTGGTGGTTGAAAACAACCGCTTCCTTAAAGGCGAGGACGAAGATCAAGGCGCTGCGGTCGCCATCGTTCGCGTCAAAGCTGTTCGGCCATTCTGCAAAACCGATATGGCGTCAGTCTGCGCTAGCAGCTTGGAAGAAGGTGGCTGGGTGGGAATTGAGTGACGTTCAATCGCTTGCCTTTCCGATGTAATGGCTTGCAAGCGTAAATCCACGTAGTGGAGCTACAGACGATTTCCGTAAGGCGCAAAATTCTTGAATTTTTGCAAGTGGGAAGACCGAGCGGTCAGCCTACTCACCAGTCTTGGTTTTTTTTACCGTGAGGTCTGACGGCTTCAGCGAGAGAAACTTATCCGGCGTTTTCCATGTGCCTGGCAGATGCTTATTCGCCCATTTGCAAACGGCTTGCAGCACGGGCAGCAATTCGGCTCCTTTCTGCGTCACCGCATAGTCGTACCTGATTGGATGTTTCTGATAAGCGCTCTTCTCGATAAGGCCAAATTCCTCCAATCGTAAGAGTCGATCTGTCAGCACGTTCGTCGGGATGCGTTCAGGGGATTGAGAAAAATCTCCGAACCGCGTTTTCCCCATTGCAAGATCGCGCATGATGACGAGCGTCCATCGGTCGCCAAAAATATCGAGAGAGGTGGCTATCGGGCATCCCGACCTGAGTTTTTTCAAGGCGCGCATCGTTGGCTGATAGTGACTTGCGAATCACAAGTCACTACTCTAATCTAGTGCGGCATGAACGCACAATCGAGGAGGAAATCCAATGTCGGAACCCTTCCAAGGCCGCTGTCTTTGCGGCGCCGTCCATTATGAATGCAACGCCGATCCCCTCATGTCTGGTCATTGCCAGTGCGCTGATTGCCGCAAGAGCAGCGGGACGGGGCATAGCTCGCATCTCGCCGTTCCTCGTGCCTCTGTG
This window of the Methylocystis hirsuta genome carries:
- the amoB gene encoding bacterial ammonia monooxygenase, subunit AmoB: MKKSLKTLFSAACLGLCAGALAPEAALAHGEKALEPFVRMRTIQWYDVAWSKAKLNVNEEVVITGRFHVNADWPRGVAQPDATYLNVSAPGPVFIRTERYLNGQSSVSSSALKLGGDYDFKIVMKARIPGRFHLHPFVNLHDAGSVVGPGQWMEVEGDASAFTNQIKTLDGSLIDMETYGLANGVAWHGFWIAIGSAWLLWWVRRPLFIPRYKMLHAGQEASLVSPLDRMIGAAIIFAVPMIVFGANFVTDLRYPNAIPLQAAMDQIDPLPPAVDVGAVQVKIQRAEYNVPARAMIMTALLHNGSDHPVRVGEFATANVRFRNPAVIQPPQGEGAVLAAREGLSIDTADPVAPGETRTIRITAEDSLWQRERLDGLIRDADTRMGGLLFLYDTAGQRYVSTVSAPVIPKFY
- the amoA gene encoding bacterial ammonia monooxygenase, subunit AmoA, with translation MTGKSLDIPARPYTGEKARLSRAYDYLILVLALFLFIGSFHLHVALTVGDWDFWQDWKDRQWWPLITPLMMITFPAAVQAVLWPNFKLPLGATLCISCLLIGTWITRFFAYHMWNFFPINEVLPATMLPSALVLDAILMLSNSLTVTSIFGGMAFALLFYPTNWPIFGMFHVPVEYGGAQLTVADLFGFQYIRAGTPEYLRLIERGTLRTYGQYATPLSAFCSALLCTLMYPLWWYLGKAFATTKYVKNI
- a CDS encoding LysR family transcriptional regulator produces the protein MIELHNFDINLLVAFDLLMEEKNVSRAAERMFVTQSAMSHTLQRLRQQLDDPLLVKTPAGMKPTDRALSLVDPVKAVLRDIKRLIRAPEEFDPAQSRRRFVIAATDYMDLLVLPPLIERIALGAPGIDIHVKRTESPFPEEDLEHNDLDVVLGFDAILKPPAYLSRTKLFEDRMACVVGRRHTVGKSGRLTLEEYVSGKHMLISRTGTRVGLIDEWLAEKGLARRIALIVPHFLSAPFIVAKTDMILSLPERIANAFVGLAPLNILPLPIELPAYDLVMVWHPLHDPDPAHRWLRDQIVEVSRNLRV
- a CDS encoding major royal jelly family protein is translated as MRRLTFDRIESVGVQSRAGVPMRTSLILLSMLAVFVSRAQAAQQPSYEIIARLAQAPGNVTVTESGKIIMSQHQFYEPNYSVVEHRDDGSLAPFPNKELNDRLSHSELKLDSVLGIRSDANGVVWMLDNGMRSGVTPKLVGWDTKANKLRRVIYLPPPIAPKDAFVNDFAVDGKHNKIFIADPAGGANAAFIVVDLQTGAARRVLEGHSSVVPEKIDLVIDGRPIQVKDPAGNLVRPLIGVNPITEDLQNEWVYFGPMHGTSLYRIKAADLADEALNEKQLGARVERYSAKPICDGISIDRDNNIYLGDLAENAIGVIKGDRSYQRLAQNEELSWVDSLSFGPGGKLYAVVNRLHKSAVLNGGESLSKPPYFLIEVKAMAPGLAGR
- a CDS encoding ABC-F family ATP-binding cassette domain-containing protein; amino-acid sequence: MLTINDLVYRLGGRLLFDHAGVFLPGRSRAGFVGRNGAGKTTLFRLISGEIAPESGAISIPARTRLGRVEQEAPGGPTALIDFVLAADLERADLLTRAEAAHDAHDIAEIQTRLADIDAHSAPARAAAILHGLGFDAAAQRRPLSEFSGGWRMRVALAAVLFAQPDLLLLDEPTNYLDLEGTLWLVDYLSRYPASVVVISHDRDLLDDVATHILHLERGKLTLYKGDYSSFEKQRREAQLLAVKGTKKQEEQRKHLQAFVDRFRSKATKARQAQSRLKLLAKMEPVAAIVDDSVLPIHLPSPEKPLSPPIIALEKAAVGYGDRVVLSRLTLSISNDDRIGLLGANGNGKSTFAKLLGGRLAACAGEMVRAPKLEAGFFAQHQVDDLNEGETPYAVFARLMPGAPEARIRGRAARTGFSGARAETVIAKLSGGEKARLLLGVATFNAPHLLILDEPTNHLDIDSRAALIEAINDYEGAVVLVSHDRYLLEACADRLWLVDDGTVRAFDGDMDDYARLVLSKSRDDEPKRAPATPAQEAAKQEAAKQQAPRRRDAGQARRKLAAAEERVEKFTQLIARVDEALAAPDAFARNPQEAARLASQREELAQALAAAEEQWLELAAEAEA
- a CDS encoding winged helix-turn-helix transcriptional regulator codes for the protein MRALKKLRSGCPIATSLDIFGDRWTLVIMRDLAMGKTRFGDFSQSPERIPTNVLTDRLLRLEEFGLIEKSAYQKHPIRYDYAVTQKGAELLPVLQAVCKWANKHLPGTWKTPDKFLSLKPSDLTVKKTKTGE